One region of Alosa alosa isolate M-15738 ecotype Scorff River chromosome 1, AALO_Geno_1.1, whole genome shotgun sequence genomic DNA includes:
- the LOC125304831 gene encoding annexin A13-like, with product MGNVQPTVVPYADFDVMSDINGIRKACTGLGTDEEAIILILANRSAAQRLEIKQAYFEKFHNELEKVLKGELTGSFEKAIIAMLDPPPVYAAKELRKAMKGAGTDEDVLVEILCTSSNQDIINLKKAYTKVNGRDLESDIEGDTSGDVKNLLTSLLQANRDENYEVDEGLAQKDAAALIEAGEGRFGTEESTFTHILTHRNHLQLQATFKSYASLCGTDILDSIESEATGTLKDCYITLVRCAKNPQLYFARRLNAAVKGAGTDENILIRIIVARSEIDLETIKDMYLEKYDVTLKDALSSDCGGDFKRLLMELLH from the exons ATGGGAAACGTTCAA CCCACCGTTGTTCCTTATGCAGACTTTGATGTGATGTCTGATATCAACGGCATACGCAAAGCCTGCACAGGTTTGG GGACAGATGAAGAGGCCATAATTTTAATTTTAGCCAACCGGTCTGCTGCCCAGAGGTTGGAAATTAAGCAAGcctattttgaaaaatttcacaAT gagctggagaaggttCTGAAGGGCGAGCTAACGGGCAGCTTTGAAAAAGCCATCATTGCCATGCTGGACCCTCCGCCTGTCTACGCCGCCAAGGAGCTCCGCAAGGCCATGAAGGGGGCGGGCACTGACGAGGACGTGCTGGTGGAGATCCTGTGCACCAGCAGCAACCAG GATATCATAAACCTGAAAAAGGCCTACACTAAAG TAAACGGGCGTGACTTGGAGTCTGACATTGAGGGTGACACTAGTGGAGATGTGAAGAACCTGCTGACCTCTCTCCTTCAG GCCAACCGGGACGAAAACTATGAGGTGGATGAGGGCTTAGCTCAGAAAGATGCAGCAGCATTAATCGAG GCTGGAGAGGGCCGGTTTGGGACAGAAGAGTCCACCTTCAcccacatcctcacacacaggAACCACCTGCAACTCCAAGCCACATTCAAGTCCTATGCATCA CTCTGTGGCACTGACATCCTGGACTCCATAGAGAGTGAGGCCACTGGGACGTTAAAGGACTGCTATATCACCCTTG TGCGCTGTGCCAAAAACCCCCAGCTGTACTTCGCTCGCCGACTGAACGCTGCCGTGAAGGGAGCTGGTACTGACGAGAACATACTCATCCGCATTATTGTGGCCCGCTCCGAG ATTGATCTGGAGACCATCAAAGACATGTACCTGGAAAAGTATGATGTGACTCTGAAGGACGCGCTGAGCTCTGACTGCGGCGGCGACTTCAAGCGTCTGCTGATGGAGCTCCTCCACTGA
- the LOC125290989 gene encoding amyloid beta A4 precursor protein-binding family B member 1-interacting protein-like, which yields MAETDALFGDLLDEMDLLSQSIEAEAVLHQRSSETEAITSIGFNNLKESLHELEECDLDALVAGLTTELTMAEERLSLRCASPQPAQNPGSSGRLTSTPTSRFYLEVPSSQLSTQGHRPPLSEIEAIAQTKAEKIKMAFEKLKEAKIKKLIIKVLLSDGGSKTLMVDESQRTRDVLDCLFEKTHCDCSVDWSLWETNPLLQIERTFEDHECLVEHLSTWSRDTENQLHFLRRPEKYAVFREPQMFYLWKKTETQVNEKEKQILIKESFQGSSASVPDLEGPLFLKERGKKAWKRRYFILRASGIYYVQKGKTKLSSDLACFVQFEHVNVYYSREYKHKYRAPTDFCFVLKHPQIQRESEYVRTLCCDDEHSLSLWVSSIRIAKYGLQLYRNYQAAEQRASGSLPGEGQIPPINTAGTAVPGGIQCNGKNTVTPPTSQKNSIFPVTTQSSSPIPPLLDDDLDEPPPDFIPPSPPGRHSKLNL from the exons ATGGCTGAAACGGACGCGCTGTTCGGTGACCTGTTGGACGAGATGGATCTCTTGTCACAG AGTATCGAAGCAGAGGCAGTTCTACATCAGAGGAGCTCTGAGACAGAAGCCATCACCTCTATTGGCTTCAACAACCTGAAGG AGTCTCTGCACGAGCTGGAGGAGTGTGACCTGGACGCCTTGGTGGCCGGCTTGACCACCGAGCTCACCATGGCTGAGGAGAGGCTGAGCCTGAGATGCGCCTCCCCACAGCCTGCCCAGAACCCCGGCAGCTCGGGCAGGCTCACCTCAACCCCTACCTCCCGGTTCTATCTAGAGGTTCCCTCATCGCAACTCTCCACTCAAGGACACAGACCTCCACTGTCAGAG ATTGAAGCTATAGCACAAACAAAGGCAGAAAAGATCAAGATGGCTTTTGAGAAGCTGAAAGAAGCCAAAATTAAAAAG CTGATTATTAAGGTGCTGTTGAGTGATGGCGGCTCCAAAACGCTGATGGTGGATGAGAGTCAGAGGACGCGCGACGTGCTGGACTGCCTGTTTGAGAAGACACACTGTGACTGCAGCGTGGACTGGAGCCTGTGGGAAACCAACCCACTCCTGCAGATCG aaAGAACATTTGAGGATCATGAATGCCTTGTGGAACATTTGTCTACATGGAGTAGGGACACGGAAAACCAGCTGCACTTCCTGAGGAGACCGGAGAAATATGCCGTTTTCAGGGAGCCCCAG ATGTTTTACCTCTGGAAAAAGACTGAGACTCAAGTGAACGAGAAGGAAAAGCAAATTCTAATAAAG GAGAGCTTTCAGGGCTCCTCGGCCAGCGTTCCAGATCTCGAGGGGCCATTATTcctcaaagagagagggaagaaggctTGGAAGCGCCGTTACTTCATACTACGAGCCTCTGGCATCTATTACGTGCAAAAGGGAAAGACTAAG TTGTCTAGTGACCTGGCGTGCTTCGTCCAGTTCGAGCATGTGAACGTGTACTACAGCCGCGAGTACAAGCACAAGTACAGAGCCCCCACTGACTTCTGCTTCGTCCTCAAG CACCCTCAGATCCAGAGGGAGTCCGAGTACGTCCGCACGTTGTGCTGTGACGATGAGCACTCTCTGAGTCTCTGGGTGAGCTCCATCCGAATCGCCAAG TACGGTCTGCAGCTGTATAGGAACTACCAGGCTGCAGAGCAGAGGGCTTCTGGGTCCCTCCCGGGAGAAGGACAGATCCCTCCAATCAACACAGCTGGCACCGCTGTCCCTGGAG GAATTCAGTGCAATGGAAAAAACACAGTGACACCTCCTACTTCCCAGAAAAACTCCATTTTCCCAGTGACCACCCAG AGTTCCAGTCCCATTCCGCCCCTGCTGGATGATGACTTGGATGAACCACCCCCTGACTTTATTCCTCCCTCACCACCAGGACGGCACTCCAAACTCAACCTCTAA
- the abi1b gene encoding abl interactor 1b isoform X1 has protein sequence MAELQMLLEEEIPAGKSALVESYQNLSRVAEYCENNYVQAQDKRKALEETKAYTTQSLASVAYQINALANNVLQLLDIQASQLRRMESSINHISQTVDIHKEKVARREIGILTTNKNTSRTHKIIAPGNMERPVRYIRKPIDYTLLDDVGHGVKWLKAKQHGNNQPARGGTLSRTNPPTQKPPSPPMAGRGTLGRNTPYKTLEPVKPPVVPNDYMTSPARLGSQNSPGRTASVNQRPRTHSGSSGGSGGRENSGSSSVGIPLAVPTPSPPTSMASASAVPQGPGLGPVPMSQFGTISRQISRHASSSASMVSATGTYRRAPSVSSSQFTSAPPAHVNGGPTYTQNSVTAAPPPPPPMVQLTPQIPLTGFVARVQENITDSPSPPPPPLPEDTVLFEEANPPPPPPPVDYEDEDAAVVHYSDPYADGDPHWAPKTYLEKVVAIYDYSKDKDDELSFMEGAIIYIIKKNDDGWFEGVCNGVTGLFPGNYVESIMHYAD, from the exons GCACAGGACAAGAGGAAAGCCCTGGAGGAGACCAAAGCCTACACCACCCAGTCTTTGGCCAGTGTAGCCTACCAGATCAATGCCTTAGCCAACAATGTACTGCAGCTGCTGGACATCCAGGCGTCCCAGCTGCGCCGCATGGAGTCCTCCATCAACCACATCTCCCAG ACTGTGGACATCCACAAGGAGAAAGTAGCCCGACGAGAGATTGGAATACTGACCACAAACAAGAACACGTCACGGACCCACAAGATCATCGCTCCCGGGAACATGGAGAGGCCAGTGAGGTACATTAGGAAGCCCATAGACTACACCCTCCTGGATGATGTGGGCCATGGTGTCAAA TGGCTAAAAGCCAAG CAACATGGCAACAACCAACCAGCCAGAGGAGGAACCTTATCAAGGACAAATCCGCCCACGCAGAAGCCTCCGAGTCCACCAATGGCAGGCCGCGGAACCCTTGG GAGGAACACCCCGTATAAGACCCTGGAGCCGGTGAAGCCTCCTGTGGTGCCTAATGACTACATGACCAGCCCCGCCAGGCTGGGCAGCCAGAACAGCCCAGGCCGCACCGCCTCGGTCAACCAGAGGCCCAGGACACACAG tggcAGCAGTGGGGGCAGCGGTGGTCGGGAgaacagtggcagcagcagtgtgGGCATCCCTCTGGCTGTGCCCACACCCTCACCACCCACCAGCATGGCATCAG CGTCGGCGGTTCCGCAGGGTCCAGGCCTCGGCCCTGTGCCCATGTCCCAGTTTGGCACCATCTCCCGGCAGATCTCGCGTCACGCCTCTTCCTCGGCCTCCATGGTGTCGGCCACGGGCACGTACCGCCGTGCGCCCTCCGTCTCCTCCTCCCAGTTCACTTCCGCCCCGCCGGCCCACGTCAACGGGGGGCCCACCTACACCCAGAACTCAG TGACCGCAGCTCCGCCGCCACCTCCTCCCATGGTGCAACTCACCCCTCAGATCCCACTCACGGGCTTCGTGGCCCGGGTGCAGGAGAACA TAACTGACAGTccctcaccacccccaccccccctgccTGAGGACACGGTGCTGTTTGAGGAggccaacccccctcccccgccGCCGCCAGTGGACTACGAAGACGAGGATGCGGCGGTGGTCCACTACAGTGACCCCTACGCTGACGGCGACCCTCACTGGGCCCCCAAGACTTACCTGGAGAAAG TGGTGGCCATTTATGATTACTCCAAGGATAAGGACGATGAGCTTTCTTTCATGGAGGGTGCCATTATCTATATCATCAAGAAAAACGATGATGGATGGTTCGAGGGTGTGTGCAACGGCGTCACAGGCCTGTTTCCAGGCAACTATGTGGAGTCCATCATGCACTACGCAGACtga
- the abi1b gene encoding abl interactor 1b isoform X2, protein MAELQMLLEEEIPAGKSALVESYQNLSRVAEYCENNYVQAQDKRKALEETKAYTTQSLASVAYQINALANNVLQLLDIQASQLRRMESSINHISQTVDIHKEKVARREIGILTTNKNTSRTHKIIAPGNMERPVRYIRKPIDYTLLDDVGHGVKQHGNNQPARGGTLSRTNPPTQKPPSPPMAGRGTLGRNTPYKTLEPVKPPVVPNDYMTSPARLGSQNSPGRTASVNQRPRTHSGSSGGSGGRENSGSSSVGIPLAVPTPSPPTSMASASAVPQGPGLGPVPMSQFGTISRQISRHASSSASMVSATGTYRRAPSVSSSQFTSAPPAHVNGGPTYTQNSVTAAPPPPPPMVQLTPQIPLTGFVARVQENITDSPSPPPPPLPEDTVLFEEANPPPPPPPVDYEDEDAAVVHYSDPYADGDPHWAPKTYLEKVVAIYDYSKDKDDELSFMEGAIIYIIKKNDDGWFEGVCNGVTGLFPGNYVESIMHYAD, encoded by the exons GCACAGGACAAGAGGAAAGCCCTGGAGGAGACCAAAGCCTACACCACCCAGTCTTTGGCCAGTGTAGCCTACCAGATCAATGCCTTAGCCAACAATGTACTGCAGCTGCTGGACATCCAGGCGTCCCAGCTGCGCCGCATGGAGTCCTCCATCAACCACATCTCCCAG ACTGTGGACATCCACAAGGAGAAAGTAGCCCGACGAGAGATTGGAATACTGACCACAAACAAGAACACGTCACGGACCCACAAGATCATCGCTCCCGGGAACATGGAGAGGCCAGTGAGGTACATTAGGAAGCCCATAGACTACACCCTCCTGGATGATGTGGGCCATGGTGTCAAA CAACATGGCAACAACCAACCAGCCAGAGGAGGAACCTTATCAAGGACAAATCCGCCCACGCAGAAGCCTCCGAGTCCACCAATGGCAGGCCGCGGAACCCTTGG GAGGAACACCCCGTATAAGACCCTGGAGCCGGTGAAGCCTCCTGTGGTGCCTAATGACTACATGACCAGCCCCGCCAGGCTGGGCAGCCAGAACAGCCCAGGCCGCACCGCCTCGGTCAACCAGAGGCCCAGGACACACAG tggcAGCAGTGGGGGCAGCGGTGGTCGGGAgaacagtggcagcagcagtgtgGGCATCCCTCTGGCTGTGCCCACACCCTCACCACCCACCAGCATGGCATCAG CGTCGGCGGTTCCGCAGGGTCCAGGCCTCGGCCCTGTGCCCATGTCCCAGTTTGGCACCATCTCCCGGCAGATCTCGCGTCACGCCTCTTCCTCGGCCTCCATGGTGTCGGCCACGGGCACGTACCGCCGTGCGCCCTCCGTCTCCTCCTCCCAGTTCACTTCCGCCCCGCCGGCCCACGTCAACGGGGGGCCCACCTACACCCAGAACTCAG TGACCGCAGCTCCGCCGCCACCTCCTCCCATGGTGCAACTCACCCCTCAGATCCCACTCACGGGCTTCGTGGCCCGGGTGCAGGAGAACA TAACTGACAGTccctcaccacccccaccccccctgccTGAGGACACGGTGCTGTTTGAGGAggccaacccccctcccccgccGCCGCCAGTGGACTACGAAGACGAGGATGCGGCGGTGGTCCACTACAGTGACCCCTACGCTGACGGCGACCCTCACTGGGCCCCCAAGACTTACCTGGAGAAAG TGGTGGCCATTTATGATTACTCCAAGGATAAGGACGATGAGCTTTCTTTCATGGAGGGTGCCATTATCTATATCATCAAGAAAAACGATGATGGATGGTTCGAGGGTGTGTGCAACGGCGTCACAGGCCTGTTTCCAGGCAACTATGTGGAGTCCATCATGCACTACGCAGACtga